A genome region from Jeotgalibacillus aurantiacus includes the following:
- a CDS encoding ATP-binding protein, whose product MRLSKRIDQQESDQSLLNNGNELSIAKTILHHMKESAILFNQKGNILFVNSSTKHEFADYWAQGQNLFQLMDTKSTAWLRNSVNQLKESDYHLNIQRDGKEDLLIKFSFVPLQFQNVNMLILEKGTAFDFAEQEALANIFDKAVHGLLVVNKQHKIVKVNRFAEKLFRIYTQQDKDAFDLQSMLEKHHHSISTKRFKQQQDMYRPNGLSTRVITLNDNFYEVSRVEHIYQQYDLYVMRDITGIISILNQVDRNDTLKVVGQLAAGIAHEIRNPMTSLKGFIQLLEAALKTEHSMYFNVITSELQRIESIMTEFLMLAKPKDSKNVRFNLSHVLQESAELMKPQAVMHDIEINMLSCCENAFVKGDPHRLKQVVINLIKNGIEAIEEKGFIEIHIEEDQDQVIVMVRDNGCGIPEEKLSKLNEPFYTTKEHGTGLGLPVSFKIIEEHSGYVDVRSKEGEGTEFRLTFPLDV is encoded by the coding sequence ATGCGATTATCCAAAAGAATAGATCAGCAGGAATCTGATCAAAGCCTCCTGAATAACGGGAATGAACTTTCAATCGCCAAGACGATTTTACACCATATGAAAGAAAGTGCCATTCTTTTTAATCAAAAAGGAAATATTCTTTTTGTAAATTCGAGCACTAAACATGAATTTGCAGATTATTGGGCACAGGGTCAAAACCTGTTCCAATTAATGGATACAAAAAGCACAGCATGGCTGAGGAACAGTGTAAACCAGCTGAAAGAAAGTGACTATCATCTGAATATCCAAAGGGATGGTAAAGAAGATTTGCTGATCAAGTTTTCTTTTGTCCCACTGCAATTTCAAAATGTGAATATGCTGATCCTGGAAAAGGGAACAGCTTTTGATTTTGCTGAGCAGGAAGCACTTGCAAATATATTTGATAAGGCAGTTCACGGTTTATTAGTCGTGAATAAACAGCATAAGATTGTAAAGGTAAACAGATTCGCTGAAAAACTTTTTCGCATTTATACTCAACAGGATAAAGATGCTTTTGATTTGCAAAGTATGCTTGAAAAACATCATCATTCTATCAGTACCAAACGTTTTAAACAACAGCAGGATATGTATCGGCCAAACGGATTATCGACAAGAGTCATAACACTGAATGATAATTTCTATGAAGTCAGCAGAGTTGAGCACATTTATCAGCAATATGATTTATACGTGATGCGAGACATAACAGGCATCATCAGTATTTTAAATCAGGTGGACAGAAATGATACATTGAAAGTCGTCGGTCAGCTGGCAGCAGGTATTGCTCATGAAATCAGAAATCCTATGACTTCATTAAAAGGGTTTATCCAGTTACTTGAAGCGGCTCTAAAAACGGAACATTCGATGTATTTTAATGTAATTACATCGGAACTCCAGCGTATTGAATCGATCATGACTGAATTTCTAATGCTCGCTAAACCAAAAGATAGCAAGAACGTACGTTTTAATTTATCTCATGTATTACAGGAATCGGCTGAATTAATGAAGCCGCAAGCTGTCATGCATGATATTGAAATTAATATGCTTTCCTGTTGTGAAAACGCTTTCGTAAAAGGGGATCCTCACCGTTTGAAACAGGTTGTGATTAATCTGATCAAAAATGGTATTGAAGCGATTGAAGAAAAAGGATTTATTGAAATCCATATTGAAGAGGATCAAGATCAGGTGATCGTGATGGTGCGGGATAATGGCTGTGGCATACCGGAAGAAAAACTAAGCAAGCTAAATGAACCTTTTTATACAACAAAAGAGCATGGTACAGGTCTTGGATTGCCAGTAAGCTTTAAAATTATTGAAGAGCATAGCGGCTATGTAGATGTCAGGAGTAAGGAAGGGGAAGGGACTGAGTTCCGTTTAACTTTTCCGTTGGATGTCTGA
- a CDS encoding acyltransferase family protein: MSSRDYFFDNAKFLLIFLVVFGHAIQSITQEDPLLMGVYQTIYFFHMPAFILIAGYFAKGVYKSGLLFKLFKKLIIPYLIFQVIYSVYYYFLRNEQNLEIDPLNPEWSLWFLISMFFWSLLLLLFNHVLKLKPKAAMLISIGIGLLIGFVNDYSSVLSLSRTFVFFPFFLAGFYLDRSFFTRIKSRNLKLVSAFSLIIAFLFMIVLPEFSSKWLFGSHSYEDLGMPVETSPLLRLSIYAMSFYLTAAFFSLAPESKTFFTKWGVNTLYVYLFHGFIIQLYRESGIDLIVNPYMSLFIILTASIALTIILSSKWVAAISQPIVELRAAKARKLLVKKPDVK, encoded by the coding sequence ATGTCCAGTCGTGATTATTTTTTTGATAATGCTAAGTTTTTATTAATATTTCTTGTCGTGTTTGGTCACGCTATCCAAAGTATTACGCAGGAGGACCCTCTTTTAATGGGGGTTTACCAGACAATTTACTTTTTTCACATGCCGGCATTCATTCTGATTGCAGGCTATTTTGCAAAGGGCGTTTATAAAAGCGGTCTTCTTTTCAAGCTGTTTAAAAAGCTGATTATTCCATACCTCATTTTTCAGGTGATCTATTCTGTTTACTACTATTTCCTGAGAAATGAGCAAAACCTTGAAATTGACCCGCTTAACCCCGAATGGTCACTGTGGTTTCTCATCAGTATGTTTTTTTGGAGTTTGCTTTTATTACTGTTTAATCATGTACTGAAGCTCAAACCAAAAGCAGCTATGCTGATCAGTATTGGAATTGGACTTTTGATCGGGTTTGTAAACGATTATTCTTCGGTTCTGAGTTTATCAAGGACATTTGTATTTTTCCCATTTTTCCTTGCCGGATTTTACCTGGACCGATCATTTTTCACACGGATCAAATCAAGAAATTTAAAGCTCGTTTCTGCTTTTTCTCTTATTATCGCATTTTTATTTATGATTGTTCTTCCGGAGTTTAGCAGTAAGTGGCTGTTCGGCTCCCATTCCTACGAAGACCTTGGTATGCCGGTTGAAACGAGCCCGTTGCTGAGATTAAGTATATATGCAATGAGCTTTTATTTAACAGCAGCTTTCTTTTCACTGGCACCGGAATCAAAAACCTTTTTTACAAAGTGGGGAGTTAATACGCTCTACGTTTACCTCTTCCACGGCTTTATTATTCAATTGTACAGGGAAAGCGGGATCGATTTAATTGTAAATCCATATATGTCCCTTTTCATCATCCTCACTGCATCCATTGCTCTGACGATCATTCTGTCCTCAAAATGGGTGGCGGCAATCAGCCAGCCGATCGTAGAGCTTAGGGCAGCAAAAGCGCGAAAACTTTTAGTTAAAAAGCCTGATGTGAAATAG
- a CDS encoding B12-binding domain-containing radical SAM protein, with translation MKIVLSTLNAKYIHTNLAIRYLKSYSKDYPIQLKEYTIKDPLINIVSDLYSEKPDILGFSCYIWNIEETIQVIEMCRKISPETKIIIGGPEVSYDVPYWLKRLDDKIDYIAVGEGEETFNQLLDHFHGKLTLDEVNGIAYLKDGKVKVHPQTNKINLKELPSPFRFEEDLPHLSKRITYIETSRGCPFQCQFCLSSIEVGVRYFDREAMKEEIRFLMDNGAKIIKFVDRTFNISRSYALEMFDFLIKEHLPGTVFQFEITADIMRPEVIQYLNDHAPNGLFRFEIGVQSTNDETNELVKRKQNFEKLKRTVTMVRDGGKIDQHLDLIAGLPEEDYHSFKKTFNDVFAMKPEELQLGFLKMLRGTGLRINAANHDYVYMDHAPYEILKNNCLSFDDMIRIKHVEDVLEKYWNDHRMDQTIHYLTSEVFDTPFDFFQDFGTFWDRQGWARIGHQLEDLFIRLHTFLKTAKPDAVPYAEHLMKKDYLMNQKQKPRKAWWVKNENDEWQKELYGLLFNQPSIAGSEFEKLNLSQKDLHKHTVLEKGFNDRYILAYYPPQGSPEMYDFDHDGIKLKTT, from the coding sequence ATGAAAATTGTACTATCCACATTAAATGCTAAATATATTCACACCAACCTTGCCATCCGATACTTAAAAAGCTATTCCAAAGATTATCCTATTCAGCTGAAAGAATATACGATAAAAGATCCCCTGATTAATATCGTTTCAGACCTGTATTCAGAAAAGCCCGATATTCTCGGCTTCAGCTGTTATATATGGAATATCGAAGAAACGATTCAGGTTATTGAAATGTGCAGAAAAATCTCACCTGAAACAAAAATCATCATTGGCGGTCCTGAAGTTTCCTATGACGTTCCCTACTGGTTAAAACGTCTTGACGATAAAATTGATTACATTGCAGTTGGTGAAGGTGAAGAGACTTTTAATCAATTGCTCGATCACTTTCACGGTAAGTTGACACTTGATGAGGTAAATGGCATTGCTTACCTTAAAGACGGTAAGGTAAAAGTTCATCCTCAAACCAATAAAATCAATCTGAAGGAACTTCCATCTCCATTCAGGTTCGAAGAGGATCTTCCTCATTTATCAAAAAGGATTACGTATATAGAAACGAGCAGAGGCTGTCCATTCCAGTGCCAGTTCTGTTTATCATCAATCGAAGTCGGCGTACGCTATTTTGATCGTGAAGCGATGAAGGAAGAGATTCGTTTTCTTATGGATAATGGGGCAAAAATCATTAAGTTTGTCGATCGGACTTTTAACATCAGCAGGAGCTATGCACTTGAAATGTTTGATTTCCTGATCAAAGAACACCTTCCCGGAACTGTATTTCAATTTGAAATCACAGCAGACATTATGCGGCCTGAAGTGATTCAATACCTTAATGATCATGCTCCAAACGGTCTTTTCCGGTTTGAAATTGGCGTACAATCAACGAACGATGAAACAAATGAACTTGTAAAACGAAAACAGAATTTCGAAAAACTGAAAAGAACCGTTACCATGGTTCGGGATGGCGGGAAAATTGATCAGCACCTTGACTTAATCGCCGGCTTACCGGAAGAGGATTATCATTCTTTTAAAAAGACCTTTAACGATGTATTTGCTATGAAACCCGAAGAGCTTCAGCTGGGATTTTTGAAAATGCTTCGAGGGACTGGTCTGCGAATTAATGCAGCTAACCACGATTACGTTTATATGGACCATGCGCCTTACGAAATTCTAAAAAATAACTGTCTGTCGTTTGATGATATGATCAGAATTAAACACGTTGAAGACGTGCTCGAGAAGTACTGGAATGATCACAGAATGGATCAGACGATTCATTACCTTACATCAGAAGTATTCGATACGCCTTTTGATTTCTTTCAGGATTTCGGGACGTTCTGGGATCGTCAGGGCTGGGCCAGAATTGGACATCAGCTGGAGGATCTCTTCATCAGACTTCACACATTCCTGAAAACAGCTAAACCTGATGCCGTCCCGTATGCTGAGCATCTGATGAAAAAAGATTATCTGATGAACCAAAAACAAAAGCCACGTAAAGCATGGTGGGTTAAAAATGAAAATGATGAGTGGCAAAAAGAACTGTACGGTCTATTATTCAATCAACCGTCAATCGCGGGTTCAGAGTTCGAAAAATTAAACCTGAGTCAAAAAGATCTTCATAAACATACCGTACTTGAAAAAGGTTTTAATGACCGTTACATTCTTGCTTACTACCCGCCTCAGGGTTCACCTGAAATGTATGATTTTGACCATGATGGTATAAAACTTAAAACCACTTAA
- a CDS encoding TrkH family potassium uptake protein, which produces MWQRFKNRIRMLKPAQLIVAYYFFAISLSFALLRLPGVHKPGQEVSLIDSLFTAVSAVSVTGLTVISISEEYTVFGIVMVMLILQLGGIGIMSLGTFVWLLIGKRIGLRERQLIMVDHNQYNLSGVVKLIIEIIKILLLIEIIGALFLSVYFTQFYDTWREALLHGLFASVSATTNGGFDITGQSLIPYANDYFVQIITIFLIILGAIGFPVLIELKQFLANKSGHFRFSLFTKLTTLTFGILMVVGTVLIFVIEYNQRFADVSWHEAFFYSLFHSVSTRSGGLTTLDVSTFSEPTQLVLSLLMFIGASPSSVGGGIRTTTLAIAVLFLINFSRGREQIQVFGREIHLIDVFRSYVVIILATTMSMLSILLIMIFEQQSLISVIFEVTSAFGTSGMSMGITPSLSTPSKIILMILMFVGRVGLISFLFMIGGNNKKEKFHYPKERVIIG; this is translated from the coding sequence ATGTGGCAAAGGTTTAAAAACAGAATCAGAATGCTAAAGCCTGCTCAGTTAATAGTAGCATATTACTTTTTTGCGATCAGTTTGTCGTTTGCTTTATTAAGGTTACCGGGTGTACATAAGCCGGGACAGGAAGTTTCGCTTATTGATTCATTATTTACTGCAGTCAGTGCGGTTAGTGTAACTGGTTTGACAGTTATTTCTATTTCCGAAGAATATACGGTATTTGGCATTGTCATGGTGATGCTGATCCTCCAGTTGGGGGGGATTGGGATTATGTCTCTCGGGACCTTCGTCTGGCTTCTGATTGGGAAGAGAATAGGTCTGAGGGAAAGACAGCTGATCATGGTGGACCATAATCAGTACAATTTATCAGGAGTTGTAAAGCTGATTATTGAAATTATTAAAATTCTTCTCCTGATTGAAATAATAGGGGCTTTATTCCTGAGTGTTTATTTTACCCAGTTTTATGATACATGGAGAGAGGCACTTCTTCATGGACTGTTTGCTTCTGTTTCAGCGACTACAAACGGGGGATTTGATATAACCGGACAATCATTGATTCCATATGCAAACGATTATTTTGTTCAGATTATTACCATTTTCCTTATTATCCTTGGTGCGATCGGCTTTCCTGTTTTAATTGAATTAAAACAGTTTTTGGCGAACAAATCCGGGCATTTCAGGTTTTCACTATTTACCAAACTTACGACATTAACGTTTGGTATTTTAATGGTCGTGGGAACAGTGCTGATTTTTGTTATAGAATACAATCAACGATTTGCAGATGTCAGCTGGCATGAAGCTTTTTTCTACTCATTATTTCATTCAGTTTCTACGAGGTCCGGTGGACTTACAACACTCGATGTGAGCACTTTTTCAGAGCCTACTCAACTTGTTTTAAGTCTTTTAATGTTTATTGGAGCATCGCCGAGCTCAGTTGGTGGGGGAATTCGAACCACAACACTTGCGATTGCTGTTTTATTTTTAATTAATTTTTCAAGAGGCAGAGAGCAGATTCAGGTTTTTGGCCGTGAAATACATCTAATTGATGTTTTCAGATCATATGTTGTTATTATTTTGGCAACCACTATGTCGATGCTGTCCATACTGCTTATCATGATTTTTGAACAACAAAGTCTGATCTCTGTTATTTTTGAGGTTACTTCCGCTTTCGGAACTTCAGGTATGTCAATGGGGATTACACCATCCTTATCTACTCCAAGTAAAATTATTTTAATGATACTGATGTTTGTAGGACGCGTTGGGCTGATTTCTTTCCTCTTTATGATTGGTGGAAACAACAAGAAAGAGAAATTCCATTATCCAAAAGAGCGGGTTATTATTGGGTAA
- a CDS encoding anti-sigma factor domain-containing protein, which produces MKKGLVMEIHKRHVVLMTRNGEFCKVAKPSGSLSIGEEVVSYPLERRIPGGLSSIGAMAAVAMIMFFLVNPYFNEETYAHIAVDINPSFELMINEKAEVIQWTSVNEDAEKLENQLNLNGESIQEAMSEIIAVSGEAGFINENNETVTISAVYTNESSTNFQKVLRERLDEWSVQENKVNNTASISIQEGAVSDLAAAKNQGISFGKLITQKKNVLTMMPLKEQPILPPLEKTEVDKILTETHEKDVTEASGIHGPDHSEQNGQPEESAENKDHLPSAASHGQNMKEQKQERNEERKEDKQKDDPEKAATPVKTESESDHNKNKENHHSGNANKSPDNKDNKNKGPGNNNGNGKKEKDEEHPGNGNKKDKNE; this is translated from the coding sequence ATGAAAAAAGGATTGGTCATGGAAATACATAAACGTCATGTTGTGCTGATGACAAGAAATGGGGAGTTTTGTAAGGTTGCAAAACCTTCCGGATCTCTTTCAATAGGGGAAGAAGTAGTCTCTTATCCTCTGGAACGAAGGATCCCAGGCGGATTGTCCTCGATTGGAGCGATGGCAGCAGTTGCAATGATTATGTTTTTTCTCGTGAACCCTTACTTCAATGAGGAAACCTATGCACATATTGCTGTAGATATTAATCCGAGCTTTGAGCTGATGATTAATGAAAAAGCCGAAGTAATTCAATGGACCAGTGTGAATGAAGATGCTGAGAAATTAGAGAATCAGCTTAACCTGAACGGGGAGAGCATTCAGGAAGCAATGTCTGAAATCATTGCTGTCAGTGGTGAAGCAGGCTTTATTAATGAAAACAACGAAACGGTTACGATCTCTGCAGTTTATACAAATGAATCTTCCACTAACTTTCAAAAAGTGTTGAGAGAGAGGCTTGATGAATGGTCTGTTCAGGAAAATAAAGTGAACAACACTGCTTCCATTTCTATACAGGAAGGTGCGGTTTCAGATCTTGCTGCTGCAAAAAATCAGGGAATTTCCTTTGGTAAATTGATTACCCAAAAAAAGAATGTACTGACTATGATGCCTTTGAAAGAACAGCCTATTCTGCCTCCGCTCGAAAAGACGGAAGTGGATAAAATCTTAACAGAGACCCATGAAAAAGATGTAACAGAAGCATCTGGAATTCATGGACCTGATCACTCAGAGCAAAATGGGCAGCCTGAGGAGTCAGCTGAAAATAAAGACCACTTACCATCTGCTGCATCTCATGGGCAGAATATGAAAGAACAAAAGCAGGAACGGAATGAAGAAAGAAAAGAAGATAAACAAAAAGACGATCCAGAAAAGGCAGCCACTCCTGTAAAGACAGAAAGTGAGAGCGATCACAATAAAAATAAAGAGAACCATCATTCTGGCAACGCTAATAAAAGTCCTGATAATAAGGACAATAAAAATAAGGGCCCGGGTAATAACAATGGAAATGGAAAAAAAGAAAAAGATGAAGAACATCCCGGCAATGGTAACAAAAAAGATAAAAATGAGTGA
- the sigI gene encoding RNA polymerase sigma-I factor has translation MVIPFLLLGIYKFSSQSSLEDKIVVIQNGDQELLNEVLKDYKPYIKKTVSKVCKRYIYDTDDEYSIGLIAFHEAIMNYHPDRGASLLTFAEIVIRRKLIDKIRKDHREKADLTYDKADSEESVMKAHESWQAMEHFQLENTINERKEEILYYSQALLPYKLSFKELAENAPKHSDARENAIFIARLVQSNKDWLRELKEKKRLPIKKIEKEIDLSRKTIERNRKYIIAVVVLLDGDFPYLQEYVKESLQ, from the coding sequence ATGGTGATTCCATTTCTTTTACTAGGTATTTATAAATTCTCAAGCCAGTCTTCACTCGAAGACAAAATCGTCGTTATTCAAAATGGAGATCAGGAATTACTTAACGAAGTACTTAAGGATTATAAGCCGTATATTAAAAAAACAGTGTCCAAAGTATGTAAAAGATATATTTATGACACAGATGATGAGTACAGTATTGGTCTCATTGCCTTCCATGAAGCCATCATGAATTATCATCCGGACCGTGGAGCTTCATTGTTAACATTTGCTGAGATTGTCATCAGAAGAAAATTGATTGATAAAATCAGAAAGGATCATAGGGAAAAAGCGGATCTGACCTATGACAAAGCGGACAGTGAAGAATCGGTAATGAAAGCTCATGAATCCTGGCAGGCGATGGAACATTTTCAGCTTGAAAACACAATTAATGAACGTAAAGAAGAGATTTTGTATTATAGTCAGGCTCTGTTACCCTATAAACTTTCGTTCAAAGAACTGGCTGAAAACGCGCCAAAACATTCAGATGCAAGGGAAAATGCGATTTTTATTGCCAGGCTCGTTCAATCAAACAAAGATTGGTTACGGGAACTGAAAGAGAAAAAAAGGCTGCCAATTAAGAAAATAGAGAAAGAAATTGATTTGAGTAGAAAAACGATTGAAAGAAACCGCAAATATATTATTGCAGTAGTTGTATTACTTGATGGAGATTTTCCGTATCTGCAGGAATATGTGAAGGAGAGTTTGCAATGA
- a CDS encoding TerC family protein — protein sequence MDAALLLEYAWVLLILIGLEGILAADNAVVMAVMVKHLPEEQRKKALFYGLFGAFVFRLASLFLIAVLIDVWQVQAIGAVYLLYISISHIVKQIVTKNDELTDAAEAEKAVKKGSGFWMTVLKVELADIAFAIDSMLAAVALAITLPAVGAFEIGGIDGAQFIVIFLGGLIGLIIMRFAAHWFVKLLGKYPLLETTAFLIVGWVGVKLAVLTLGHPNLALIDTHFPHSTTWKLIFWSVLVVIAVGGFLLAKKRGGQENTSTAHY from the coding sequence ATGGATGCAGCATTGTTGCTGGAATACGCATGGGTCCTGCTGATCCTGATCGGGTTAGAAGGAATTCTTGCGGCCGATAATGCGGTTGTAATGGCTGTAATGGTCAAGCATTTACCGGAAGAACAAAGAAAAAAGGCATTATTTTACGGATTATTCGGGGCGTTTGTTTTCCGGTTAGCTTCTTTATTCCTGATCGCTGTATTAATCGATGTATGGCAGGTACAGGCAATAGGAGCAGTTTATCTTCTTTATATTTCGATCAGTCATATTGTTAAGCAGATCGTTACCAAAAATGATGAACTGACAGACGCGGCTGAAGCGGAGAAAGCAGTGAAGAAAGGGTCAGGCTTCTGGATGACAGTATTGAAAGTTGAGCTCGCTGATATTGCATTTGCCATTGATTCGATGCTTGCTGCGGTTGCTTTAGCCATTACGTTACCAGCAGTTGGTGCATTTGAAATTGGCGGTATTGATGGCGCTCAATTTATCGTTATTTTCCTTGGAGGACTCATTGGTCTGATTATTATGCGTTTTGCTGCCCACTGGTTCGTTAAACTGCTTGGTAAATACCCGTTATTAGAAACAACAGCATTTTTGATTGTTGGTTGGGTAGGGGTTAAGCTTGCTGTACTAACGCTTGGGCACCCGAACCTTGCTTTAATTGACACTCATTTTCCACACTCAACAACATGGAAGCTGATTTTCTGGTCTGTTTTAGTCGTGATCGCGGTAGGAGGCTTCCTGCTTGCAAAGAAGCGTGGCGGACAGGAAAATACAAGCACTGCTCATTATTAA
- a CDS encoding SDR family oxidoreductase, with product MKTGYFVTGFPGFLSEQLLKEWISGSGSKSIYLLVMPSMQKQASERLEELKKINESESVFHIVQGDITKPELGMTHSASAYLKDKIHYVWHLAAVYDLAVPKSTAFQVNVTGTHHVNEWVRTLPNIRRYVYFSTAYVAGKRNGVIKETELIRPDAFRNHYEHSKFEAEVLVEKMKSEVPVTIIRPAIVKGSTKSGDTTKFDGPYYLMNIIDKVKSIPVIPYMGKSSAKLNVVPYDYVIQAANYLAHLPEGEGKTYHLTDPNPYPAREVYRFIMQEQAGRTPSFTMPVKAVQLTLSIPSVRKYIKAEKEGLDYFFWEAEFDQSQSEKDLRQSGIECPDFLKAIPSMVRFYEENKHDKRFHREIK from the coding sequence TTGAAAACCGGTTATTTTGTGACAGGATTTCCAGGCTTTTTGAGCGAGCAGCTTTTAAAGGAATGGATTTCAGGAAGTGGGTCAAAAAGCATTTATCTGCTCGTCATGCCGTCTATGCAAAAACAGGCTTCAGAACGACTGGAAGAATTGAAAAAAATCAATGAATCCGAATCTGTCTTTCATATTGTGCAGGGGGATATTACAAAACCGGAATTGGGGATGACGCATTCGGCATCAGCGTATCTGAAAGATAAAATTCATTATGTGTGGCACCTGGCTGCTGTATACGATCTTGCTGTGCCAAAATCCACGGCATTTCAAGTGAATGTTACAGGAACGCACCATGTTAACGAGTGGGTGCGTACACTCCCAAATATCAGGAGATACGTTTATTTCAGCACTGCCTATGTCGCAGGTAAGAGAAATGGTGTCATTAAAGAAACAGAGCTGATCAGACCTGACGCGTTTCGGAATCATTATGAACATTCAAAGTTTGAGGCGGAAGTACTTGTTGAAAAAATGAAATCGGAAGTTCCTGTGACCATTATCAGACCTGCTATCGTCAAAGGCTCAACCAAAAGTGGAGATACGACAAAGTTTGACGGGCCCTATTATCTTATGAATATCATTGATAAAGTAAAGTCCATTCCTGTTATTCCGTATATGGGGAAAAGCAGCGCTAAATTAAATGTGGTTCCGTACGACTATGTCATACAGGCAGCAAACTATCTGGCACATCTACCTGAAGGAGAAGGGAAAACCTATCATTTAACTGATCCGAATCCATACCCTGCCAGGGAAGTATACCGGTTTATTATGCAGGAGCAGGCTGGCAGAACACCTTCTTTTACGATGCCTGTAAAAGCAGTTCAGTTAACATTATCGATTCCTTCTGTACGAAAATATATAAAAGCTGAAAAGGAAGGGCTTGATTACTTCTTTTGGGAAGCTGAGTTTGATCAGAGTCAGTCAGAGAAAGATCTGCGACAGTCGGGGATAGAATGTCCGGATTTTCTAAAAGCGATTCCATCGATGGTCCGTTTTTACGAGGAAAACAAGCACGACAAAAGATTTCATCGTGAAATAAAATAA